ATAAGTATGGTTTTTTTGTGATACTGCTCACTTGTATAACTGATTTGGTGAGACTCAGCATCTGGCGGAGTGAGAATGTCCGTTTCATGCTCAGAACTGATTACTCATCATATTTGATACTTAATAGGCAAAATCGTGTTAGCCACTGTGGTGGTGCATTTTATAAGCACTTACTATTTGTTGGCAGGCGTCATCATGGAAGAGGTCCGTGGTCATGACAACGGAGTAAATATCGTAATCATTTACCAGCTTATTTGCATTTAAACGGACATCATCTTCTGGCCGAAAGAATGCTTCGTCTGTGTCAACAATGAATGCCAAATCTGTTCGTTGGGTTGTTTGCTCTACGAGGTATCCAGCGATTTCTTTCTCAGTCGTAATCTCTAGCCAGACCACTCTGGGCATTTGAACAATCCTTACCGATACAATTTCTGGACGTATATATAAAGGATATTTTTCTCTAAGCCGTTGTGTTATATCTTCGGCCACATACTGTTCAGTGGAGTTTTGAAGGGGGGTTGCCAGCTGAATTAGTAACGCAACGGCCTTGTCGAGTGGGTAGCGGAAAAACTCGCGTGCCGCATTAACTCGAAAATCATTCAATTCATTATGTACCATAGCCTCGAGAGCTTCATGTTGTTCAGCAAAAAGCTCAAAAGCAACTTGAAACGGTGTTGGTACTCCAGTGGAAAAGAGCTCACGCGCACGCATGCGTGAGTCGCGTAGCGTTCGACCGATTTTAATTAATCCTGGCATGCTTGGGTTGATTAAAATGTATACATATCCAGGGGCCATAAATATTTCTCCTTTTTATAAATTTAGTATCCTACTGTTAATCCAAATCATTATCTTCAGAAGAGTTGAGTTCGTAGTAAATCGCCAATTGTCGCAGGCTTGATATCTCAAGGTTGATAACTGGATTGCCAGCTCGGTCTTTTTTTTCGGAAACTTCTGGGTTTAACAAAAAGACACGAAAATATCTCACATTCCCTGTTGATAATATTTCATCAATATAATGACTAAATCTTCCTTTCTCCATAAGGTTCTTATCGATATACAGACGAATTGGTTTATCGTTATGTTTATCGAAGAAGTGAACGAGAAAGCCACGACCATAGCGTTTAACCAAATGACCACCGCCGAAAATGACGCCTGCGTATTGGTTTTTTAGCCCTTTCTGAATATGCGCTATGTATTCATGGAAATAAACCTTCCCGTAGTTTGTAACTCTTAGTCTTAATGTTCTGAACTCGTCGTATGTAAGAGTTTTCTTGGCTTCTTGCCAAGTGTCTACCAGGCGCTGTAGCTGGTTAGTTCGTGTATAACGGCTCCACTTGTGGGATTTATCGTTAGACAAATCATTGTCTTTGACGAGATGGTTTACCTGCGAAAGTGATGTCTGTTGTCCAGATTTTTCTTGCCCAGAATCTCTCTCATCAGTACAAGGATCGAAGCAATTGATAAAATCATTTAGCTTCTGCCTTGCCTTTCTTTCTCTGTAGTCAACTTCTGTTTCACTAGCCTGACGGGGCTGGTTAGCTTCCTCAGAAAATCGCATCCATTCACATCCCAGATTATGGGGGTGTGGAGAACGAAAATGTGCAACTTTGAATTTTTCACCATCTTCCGCTTTGACATGGTAATTAACACCACTAATGGTGACGTTGCAGTTGCGATCGCTGCAGGAGAAAGTAAATCGTTGTCTGTCTTGCGGTTTTTTTGAAAAGAATTCTGTTCTTGCTTCATCAATCGATAAACATCGATCTAACTCATGGCAATAAGCAAAAAGTACTTTGGTCCTTGACATACGTTCTCCATGCAACTTTTGTTACAGTCACTTTATCTTTATGAATTTACTGTTTTTAAAAGATTTAAACAGATCTTTCGTCATCTGTTCAAATAGTTCATCAGCATACTCTTCAGCTATTTCCATACCTTTCGATTTAGCAACGATGAGCAGAGATGTGACGTCATTTTCCCTCCCGCAGTTGGCACAAACGACAAAGCTATGACTTGGGGGGGAGTAACCCTCGCAAGGTAAGGCAAACTGTTCCGAACGGCAGAATGCACAGCGCAATCGGATCGTTTTTTTAAGGTCTTCCATCATCCCATCAGACCAGGAAGAGAACCAGCAAGACCGCCGACAATAGAACCAACCAAAGGATGTTCCAAAAATTTCGCCAGGCGGTTTTTGGCTTCCTGCTTTTCTTCATCAGAAGCGGAGGATTTCTCGATCTGCTGAAGTAATTGATTAAATACATTGTGAATGTTTTGCGTATTACCGTTACCAACCTGTGCAGGCCCATGAACATTTAACGTTGCGATTTGCATGCTGGCCCCTAACTCGTAAGAGCGATTTTTTCCGTGTTTGATTGATATAGCACGACTCTGACCCTCTTCTGTCAAGGATACATGCTCAAAATCTCCATAGTCCTTACGTAATAGAGAGCGGGAATGGCAAATATTGATAATTTTGAACAAATACTCTTCCCGCCAGTGAAGCAACTCGTCTAAAGCAATGCGATCACTCTGGCCCGTTTCGAATCCAAATGTAACGGTTTTTATTGTTTCACCAAGATTCTCCATGTCATCGTTCATGTATGTCAAAAGTGCATCTATATCTGACTGAATTTTCTCTGCGTCCATTTATTACCTTACTTATTAGTGGATTGAAACGGTATTCATAGATATCCCCCTAAAAAGGGATATGGAGTGAGCAGTTTAACTTCCCGGTTCGATTATGCCGGAATGCAGAGTTTAAGGAATGTGATTTCCATCACATTAAGGGACGGCTCTATTCTACATCACATTGATCTTCAATACTTTATACGAGTAAGTACTTTTATTGGTTGTCGGCTGGTGTTTTTTTGCAATGTTGCTCGGTTAGTTCAGTAGAGCAAATTGTTATTGTCTGAATCGCTTGGATATCCTAAATCTGTATTAAATTAACGAAGTGCGTTCGAAGGATTTGTCATTGATAATGGCCAATCGGCTTATGCTTCCCTACTTTTTGTAAATAATGAAAATGTATTGATTCATTTATAACTATTTTCAGAACTAAATCATTTTCGTGAGCAGCAGATATTCCCTTTCTGACAATGCGGAATGCGACAGGTTGTGTCGTTTTTTTGATGATGACTTCGCGCAGGAGCCAACTAATTAATTTATATTTCAAAGCATTAGATGGCTGTAGTTACCCCTACCATTTTTTCAATCCACCTTCCTTTAGTACGACATAACGTGTCGAACTAGTACGTCATAATATCCCATATCAATATCTGGTTATTTTGGGAGTTCAGGACTGTTCTCACCATGAAAACACAACATGATCATTATGACCGCCTGTCCGTCAGGTTATCGGTCATTATCAGCCGATTGTTGGCTGGTCAATCCTTGGAGTTGAAAGCGCTGGCAAATGAGTTTGGTGTTTCAGAGCGCACTCTACAGCGGGATTTTCAGCAGCGTCTAATCCATCTGGATCTTGAACATTCCAGTGGCTGCTATCGACTTATCCGGCGAACGTGTCGAGAGCACTTACCCAATACCTTTGCGTTTATCCTCAATTCTGGGATTTCGGGGATCATTCCGGCCCAGAATCGCAGACTAATCCGGCTGATTACCAGCAGCTCTGGTGGCTCTCCATGTCTTATCGGGCATGGAGGACTGCCATCGCCAATCACCCAGACTACCTGTTTTCTGGAACTGGCCGAAGCTATCCGTGACTACCGGGCCGTCACGCTATTAGTCAATGGTAAGAGCTACGAAGGAGTGGCTCCTCGCCGCCTGATCTTCCAGTCCAGAAACTGGTTTCTTGTGGCTACTCGAGCCAGAAAGCTACAGGTGTTTCGGATGGAAGACGTTAACGCTGTGACTGTTCTTGACACCTCTTTTCGCAGAAAGCCTGAACTTGACGCACTCACCGCCAGTGAGGAATTTATTTCGACTCTACCTCACTTTCGTTTCATCAGCGACGTTATTCACGCCTTCAGAGAGTAACTGGCAACGTTCATTTCAACATAAGCAAGGAGACCTTTATGGATGACCCAGTAAAGGGCGAAGGCCGGATGATTACTGATACTAATGGCATCACCAGAAGAGAAGGGGGAATTTCAGGAATATGGGGCAATATGTTTAATGATAGCAACGGAGTAAAAGCCGACAGCCCGCCGCTCATACCTGACATCAGGGATATTCTCGATGTTTTTCCTCAGTCGCTGCGGGAAAACCTGGTTAACAAAATCAGTGAAGCTATCGACTATGAACCTGTTATTGGTGTTATGGGAAAGACCGGCGCAGGTAAATCAAGCGTGTGTAATGCGCTATTCCAGGGCGAAGTGTGTGAGGTCAGTGACGTTGAAGCCTGTACGCGTGAGGCCCAGGAATTGCGCATACGCTTTGGTAAACGTTCGCTGAAGATCATTGATATTCCTGGTGTCGGTGAGAATGCTTTACGGGATAAAGAGTATGAAGATCTTTACCGTACTTTGCTTCCCTCACTGGATCTCATCCTTTGGGTGATAAAAGGCGATGATCGAGCTTTTTCTGCGGATGAGCATTTCTACAACAATGTCTTGCTCCCTGCCGGTGGAGGGGAGCGCGTTTTGTTCGTCCTCAACCAGGTGGATAAAATCGAGCCCTTCCGTGAGTGGGATACACACCTGCATCAGCCGTCCCCGGCACAGCGCATCAACATCGAAAAGAAAGAAGCCTACATTACTGAACGATTTGGCTTTACGCACTATCCGGTGATCCCCATTTCCGCCGATGAGGGCTACAACATCCTTCGTCTGGTCGAAACGATGATCCGCGCTTTGCCCGATCGGGCTAAAAGCAGCACCGCCTCGCAGTTTAAGGAAGAGTTCAAAACCGAAGAGGTAAAGACGGAAGCGAAAGGCGGCTTTGCCAGCGTGATCTCCGGGATACTTGACGACGTTATTGATTCTGTTCCGTTACCAAAGCCCGTCAAAGAGCTTGCCCGTAAGGGGAAAGATAAAGTTATCGAGTGGGCGGGTAACGTCTGGGACCATTTTTTTGGATAAGGAAGCATTTAATGAAACCACTAATTGTTCCTGCATTGTTTATATCGTTATTTGCTGCCCAGTATGCTCATGCAGCCGGAGGCTACGACTTGCAATGTATGCTTGAAAATGGCGAGCAGATGACACTCAGTCATGCCAGCAATACTGTTTATATCAGTTTTGAAAAGCCCGGTGGTGACTCCGAAGAAGGAGGTTCAGTCATTAAACTGGACATTCCTTCCGGTGAGGCGAAGCAAACTATCATCGCTAAATCAGAGGCGGGAACCGCTTCTTTCACGCTGCGCGGAGAAAGTGACGATATCGAAGGCGCTGTTGCTGTCAATTATTCGGAATATGATGGTACAGGGGATGCTTATTACACGGCCATGAATTCACTCGGGCAGGAAACCAGCACCGTATCCTGCAAACCGGATACGATTAACGTTCCCAGAAGTCTCCTCCAGAACGGTATTAATGGCGTGGGTAGCCAGCAGGCGAATAAACCTTCACCTTCTCAACAACAGCAGGCACAGCAACCTACGACGCCTCCGTTTAAAGTACAGTTCGGCAGCGCAGTCAGCAATGAAGGCTGGAATACCAGATATGGCGTTATTCAGCTCACTATCACTGATGACAACGTGTTACTGAAATCCATTCGGGTTAACCGGGGGAACTGTAAAATGGAGAGCGTCGGTAACAGAACCCTGCCAGCCAAATATCAATTCGGTGATGTGGCCACGTTCAAGTATATGAAATGTGACCGTATTATCGAAGCCAGTATTGCGACCGATTCCGGTAGCTGGACCTTCAATAATTAAATTTAACTATGGTGAGTCCGGGGAGTAAGTGTCAGTCAATTATCCGACACTTCCCCTTTTAATTATGTTTAACCCCGCTGGGATGTCATTCATTTCATCCCTACAGCGTCCCTTAACAAATAACGCGCAGCAACAGCCCTGCCAGACGTTTACTGACATAGCGCTTGTGTCGGGTTGCTGTTTACGGATAAGGCGTGTGGAAGTGGCCTCAAGGGCATTATTTGCGGGATTCTTCTATGCGTTCCATCAGCCAGCGCCTGACATCACTTTCCCGCCAACGGGAACTGCGGCCAAACTTGATGGGTCTCGGGAACAGACCGTCCTTAATCAGCTTGTAGAACCACTTATCGGTTAGACCCGTGAAGGTGGTGATGAAGACCATGTCCACCAGCTTATCGTTCATCAGGTCGGTATCGGGAGTCGGGAGATTGTTCATGACGATTGTCCTTCTGTCTTTGAGTGGGTAAAAGACAGGAGCAGAACTAACCTGTTGATTTAAGGTCATGTTGCGTGCTCCGTCATTACAATCACTTCTCCGGTAATAAATTACTTTTTGCTTTAGCCTTAAACTGACTGCAGCCAAAGTTACGCTCTCCGTCCTCATTTTCTTTGGAACGTTTTTTGGCGAGATAGCAGATCCTCGTCAGGTAATTCTTATAATCCGGAGTATCAGTTCCTTCTCTGCGGTTTAACTCAAACACCCCCGCCAGCCAAAAACGAACGTTCTCCTTTGTTCCGTTTCTTAGCTTCAAAGCGTGGAACCATGCTTTGACAGACATCATCAGCAAAAAACCTCTTGCCTTCCCATCAAGATCCATTTTTAACATCATGCCTGTGAACACTTCACGGTTAACCAGCAGCACCAGGTGATAATGCTTATTGCCATTAAGCTCACCGAACTCTCTGGCCCATGCGTAATACACCGGGCAAGGGTATATGCGTTTACCTTCTTTGCTGCGTTTTTTCAGATAAGCGGCAATCTGCGCTTTCAGTGAGGCAATAAAACGGGTTATCACCGCAGATTCGTGGCCCTCATGTTGGTTATGCTGCGGCAGGTATAGATCCAGCCCGAAGGCTAATACACGGGCATGCTCATTCATCACGAAGGCTGTCAGCGCTTCCAGACGCTGCATATGGTAGGCATTCTTCTCGCGGTTACTTTCTTTGAGTATCATTTCCGGGCTCTCATGCTTTGGGTGATATATCCATGAGTGCCTCAGTAACTTTTAATGCAGGTACAGGACGAGCAAAGAAAACACTGCCTCACACTACTACTGGCTTTAGCCTCTGATGGTAGCAAACTCCCTTTCTTGACGGTGCTATACCCCCTTCCCGATGATTCTCTGTATACCCTGTATCTGTAAGGTTCTGTTCATACTGTAGAGAGCAACTATAAACATATAATTGGTACCGG
The sequence above is a segment of the Mixta intestinalis genome. Coding sequences within it:
- a CDS encoding GIY-YIG nuclease family protein; translation: MAPGYVYILINPSMPGLIKIGRTLRDSRMRARELFSTGVPTPFQVAFELFAEQHEALEAMVHNELNDFRVNAAREFFRYPLDKAVALLIQLATPLQNSTEQYVAEDITQRLREKYPLYIRPEIVSVRIVQMPRVVWLEITTEKEIAGYLVEQTTQRTDLAFIVDTDEAFFRPEDDVRLNANKLVNDYDIYSVVMTTDLFHDDACQQIVSAYKMHHHSG
- a CDS encoding WYL domain-containing protein, coding for MKTQHDHYDRLSVRLSVIISRLLAGQSLELKALANEFGVSERTLQRDFQQRLIHLDLEHSSGCYRLIRRTCREHLPNTFAFILNSGISGIIPAQNRRLIRLITSSSGGSPCLIGHGGLPSPITQTTCFLELAEAIRDYRAVTLLVNGKSYEGVAPRRLIFQSRNWFLVATRARKLQVFRMEDVNAVTVLDTSFRRKPELDALTASEEFISTLPHFRFISDVIHAFRE
- a CDS encoding GTPase family protein translates to MDDPVKGEGRMITDTNGITRREGGISGIWGNMFNDSNGVKADSPPLIPDIRDILDVFPQSLRENLVNKISEAIDYEPVIGVMGKTGAGKSSVCNALFQGEVCEVSDVEACTREAQELRIRFGKRSLKIIDIPGVGENALRDKEYEDLYRTLLPSLDLILWVIKGDDRAFSADEHFYNNVLLPAGGGERVLFVLNQVDKIEPFREWDTHLHQPSPAQRINIEKKEAYITERFGFTHYPVIPISADEGYNILRLVETMIRALPDRAKSSTASQFKEEFKTEEVKTEAKGGFASVISGILDDVIDSVPLPKPVKELARKGKDKVIEWAGNVWDHFFG
- a CDS encoding helix-turn-helix transcriptional regulator; translation: MNNLPTPDTDLMNDKLVDMVFITTFTGLTDKWFYKLIKDGLFPRPIKFGRSSRWRESDVRRWLMERIEESRK
- a CDS encoding inovirus Gp2 family protein, which produces MILKESNREKNAYHMQRLEALTAFVMNEHARVLAFGLDLYLPQHNQHEGHESAVITRFIASLKAQIAAYLKKRSKEGKRIYPCPVYYAWAREFGELNGNKHYHLVLLVNREVFTGMMLKMDLDGKARGFLLMMSVKAWFHALKLRNGTKENVRFWLAGVFELNRREGTDTPDYKNYLTRICYLAKKRSKENEDGERNFGCSQFKAKAKSNLLPEK